One genomic segment of Centroberyx gerrardi isolate f3 chromosome 4, fCenGer3.hap1.cur.20231027, whole genome shotgun sequence includes these proteins:
- the il34 gene encoding interleukin-34 translates to MVQLSPSTCLLGGLLGLLLLVPVLTTPTPPGLCTALKTLNGSLTNRRRYMKHNFPINYTIRIHYEEVFKLSNISRLKLRVEGLEELVLQRLWFQVNQGVLKKIIRVLPERHPSRPYMAELESRFRDAEGVFVQAHPPEVFQQELPDSIQDIWDRLTEEPDRVPESSWRYASPKSLLDNFRRTMQCLFTDCFASTDAHDDYCGVAYWRKGRKKLLQPES, encoded by the exons ATGGTCCAACTGTCCCCCTCAACCTGCCTGCTGGGAGGCCTTTTGG GCCTGTTGCTGCTAGTGCCTGTTCTGACGACCCCAACGCCGCCCGGCCTGTGCACAGCCTTGAAGACGCTCAACGGCAGCCTCACCAATAGGCGACGATACATG AAGCACAACTTCCCCATCAACTACACCATCAGGATTCACTATGAGGAAGTCTTCAAACTCTCAAACATCAGCAGACTG AAGTTACGGGTGGAGGGGTTGGAGGAGCTCGTCCTGCAGAGGTTGTGGTTCCAGGTCAACCAAGGCGTGTTGAAAAAA ATCATCCGGGTTCTGCCAGAGAGACACCCTTCCCGCCCGTACATGGCCGAGCTGGAGAGCCGCTTCAGGGACGCAGAGGGGGTCTTCGTACAGGCGCATCCCCCAGAG gtgttccAGCAGGAGCTTCCGGACAGCATCCAGGACATTTGGGACCGGCTGACAGAGGAGCCTGACAGAGTGCCAGAGTCCAGCTGGAGATACGCCTCTCCCAAATCCCTCCTGGACAACTTCCGCCGCACCATGCAGTGCCTCTTCACTGACTGCTTTGCCAGTACAGATGCACACGATGACT